From Microbacterium sp. CGR2:
GCGTTCCAGGACGCCGGTGCGCATGTCGAGCGTACGCCGGTACTCGCGCACATCCGCCTCGTCGAACGACATCGGTTCGTCGTCGACGTAGACCCGCATCACCTTCGCGTCGGGCGCGTTGACGATCGTCTGGCCGACCTCCGCGAAGCCGTAGGCCTGCTCGGCGTGCCGGATGGGCCAGGTCTCGTGCAGCCCGTTGATGAAGGTGCCGTGCTCGTGCGCCCCGCGCCCCTCGATGTGGTTGCCGCGCAGACCGAGGTATCCGTTTCCGACCGAGAACAGCGTCTCTCCGACGCCGTCCTCGGAGTAGGCCGTCTCGATCAGTCGCCAGGGGTCGACGGGGAAGCGGTCGCTGTCGATCATGCGGTCTCCGAGGTGTCGATACGGGATTCGGGGAGGAACACGGCGAGGTCTTCGACGACGCAGGTGGCACCGGAGGCGCGGAGGGCGTCTGCTCCGGTGCCGCGGTCGACGCCGACGACGTCGGCGATACCGGCTGCAGCAGCCGAGGCCGCGCCGGAGGTGGCGTCTTCGAACGCGACCGTCCGGGACGGGTCGACACCGAGCGCGACGGCGCCGGCGGCGAACATGTCGGCGGCGGGCTTGGAGGAGAGCTCGTCGCGCTCGGCGACCACACCGTCGACGACGACGCGGAAGAAGTCGCGGATGCCGGCGGCGCCGAGGACCTCTTCGGCGTTCTTCGAGCTCGACACCACGCCCAGCGGGATTCCCTCGGCGCGCAGGCGTTCGATCAGTGCGAGCGAGCCCGGATACGGGGCGATCCCTTCTGCGCGCAACGAGGTGGCGAAAGCGGCGTTCTTCCGGTTGCCGATTCCGCAGATCGTCTCGGCCTCCGGGTCGTCGTCGACCTCGCCCCACGGCACTTCGACGTTCCGGCTGTGCAGCAGACTGGCGACGCCGTCGTAGCGCTTCTTGCCGTCGACGTAGTCGTAGTAGTCGGCATCCGTGTACGCCGGGCTGATTCCCCACCGCTCGAAGACGTCATCGAAGACGACCTTCCACGCACGCATGTGCACCTCCGCCGTCGGCGTGAGGACGCCGTCGAGATCGAAGAGCACGCCGGCCGCGTGGAACAGGTCGGGCAGGGCTTCTGGCACAGGAGCCTCCAGGAGAAGGGTGTCGGGTATTCGGCACCTCTCCGTGCCACTGTGCAAGCGTAATGCGGTGCGGGCATCGCGGGTAACCCCGGCGCGGCATCCGATCAGAGCAGTTCGGCGGTCTGTCGAGCGATCTGCAGCTCTTCATTCGTCGGGACGACGAGAACGGTGACGGATGACGCGTCGGTGGAGATCCGACGGATGCCGCGCCCGCGCGCCTCGTTCCGCGCGGCATCGATCTCGACACCGGCGAACCCCAGGGTCGACATGGCGGCGGCGCGCACCGCGGCCGCGTTCTCGCCGACGCCCGCGGTGAAGGAGATCACGTCGACGCCGCCGAGCTGCGCGATGTAGGAGCCGGCATAGGCGCGCAGTCGATGGACGTAGACGTCGAAGGCGAGGGTGGCAGCGTCCTCCCCCGCGTCACGGCCGGCGAGGATGTCGCGCATGTCGCTGTGTCCGGCGAGACCCGCCAGGCCGCTCCGGCTGTTCAGCAGCGCGTCGAGATCGTCGATCGAGTATCCGGCCCGACGCGACAGGTGCAGGAGGGCCGCCGCGTCGATGTCGCCGGAACGGGTGCCCATCACGAGACCTTCGAGCGGTGTGAGGCCCATCGAGGTCTCCACCGAACGACCTCCGTCGACCGCGGTCACGGACGCGCCGTTGCCGAGATGGAAGACGAGCTGTTTCAGGTCGGCCAGGTCGCGGTCGAGGTAGGCCGCGGCGGCCTCGCTCACATACTGGTGACTCGTCCCATGGAAGCCGTAGCGCCGCACACGGTGCTCGGCGGCGAGGGCGGCATCGATGGCGTAGGTGTAGGCCGCCGGCGGCAGAGTCTGATGGAACGCGGTGTCGAAGACCGCGACGTGCGGCACGTCGGTGAAGACCGCCTTCGCTGCGCGGATCCCGGCGAGATTCGCCGGGTTGTGCAGAGGCGCGAGCACCGCGAGCTCATCGATCTGTCGCTCGACGTCAGCGTCGACCAGCGTGGGGGCGAAGAAGCGAGCACCGCCGTGCACCACGCGGTGCCCGACGGCGGCCGGACGGCGGTCTTCCAATGACGGACCGTTGGCCGCGAACTGCTCCAGCATCACGGCGAACGCGGCGGCGTGATCGGCGATCGACTGCTCGTCGCGATAGGTCGCGTCGAGCATGGTCGGCATGGCCTCGGCATCCTTCTCGGGCCGCACCGTGTGAGCGACCGGGCTGAGGTCCTGCCCGATCCGCTCGATGAGCCCGTTCGCCAGCTCGTTCTCGTTCTCGACGTCGATCAGGCTGTACTTCAGGGACGAGGAGCCGCTGTTGATCACCAGGACCACGCTCATGCGTCGCCGCCTTCCTCCGCCGCCTGCGCCTGGATGGCCGTGATCGCCACCGTGTTCACGATGTCGTCCACGAGCGCTCCCCGCGAGAGGTCGTTGATCGGCTTGTTGAGGCCCTGCAGCACCGGACCGATGGCGACCGCCCCCGCCGAACGCTGCACGGCTTTGTATGTGTTGTTGCCGGTGTTGAGGTCGGGGAAGACGAACACCGTCGCCCGGCCCGCCACCGCGGAGTCGGGCAGCTTGGTCTTCGCGACGGCGGCATCGGCGGCCGCGTCGTACTGGATCGGCCCTTCGACCGGCAGTTCCGGCGCACGCTCGCGCACCAGAGCGGTGGCCGCGCGCACCTTCTCGACATCAGCGCCGGAACCGGATTCGCCTGTGGAGTAAGACAGCATCGCGACGCGGGGGTCGATGCCGAACTGACTGGCCGTCGCCGCGGAGGAGATCGCGATGTCGGCGAGCTGCTCGGCGGTGGGATCGGGGATGACGGCGCAGTCGCCGTAGACGAGCACGCGGTCGGCGAGCGCCATCAGGAAGACACTCGAGACGACATTCACGCCTTCCTTCGTCTTGATGATCTCGAAGGACGGACGGATCGTGTGCGCCGTCGTGTGCGCCGCGCCCGACACCATGCCGTCGGCCAACCCCAGGTGCACCATCATCGTGCCGAAGTACGACACGTCGGTCACCGTGTCGGCCGCACGCTCGAGCGTGATGCCCTTGTGGGCGCGGAGACGCGCGTACTCCGCGGCGAAACGCTCGACGAGTTCGGGGTCGGTGGGGCTGATCACCTGTGCGGCCGAGATGTCGACGCCGAGGTCGGTCGCCCTGGCGCGCACCGCCGACTCGTCACCCAGGATGGTCAGGTCGGCGACCTCTCTGGCCAGCAGAGCGGCCGCGGCCCGGATGATGCGATCGTCGTCGCCTTCGGGCAGGACGATGTGTCGACGATCGGCACGGGCGCGCTCGATGAGCCCGTACTCGAACATCAGCGGCGTGACGACGCGCGATTCGGCGAGGCCCAGTTGCGTGGTCAGCTCGACCACATCGACGTGCGCCTGGAACAGGCCCAGAGCGCGGTCGTACCGGCCCCTGGCGTCGACAGAGATCCGACCGCGTGTGCCCATCACCCGCACAGCGGTGTCGTACGTGCCGAGGTCGGTGGTGATGATCGGCACCGAGGAGGAGATGCCGTCGAGGAGCTGCGCGATCGGTTCGGGCAGCGGGAACGGGCCGTTCAGGATGATCCCCGCGATGCGCGGGAACGTGCCGGACGAATCGGCCAGCAGGGCCGCGAGCAGCACTTCGGTCCGGTCGGCGGGGATGACCACCACGGCTTCTTCGGTGAGCCGCGGCAGCACGTTGACCATCGACATGCCGGCGACGACGATGGTCATCGCCTCCCGTTCGAGCCGGTCGTCGTCGCCCTTGAGCAGGGTGCCGTCGACGGCGACGAGGATGCTGCGGATCGACGGAGCGACCAGTGCGCGGTCTTCCGGGATCGCCCACACCGGAGCGGTCTTGGCGGGGACGACCTCGCGGACGGCGGCGATGATGTCGTCGAGCGTCTCCGGGTCGGCCCGGTTCACGACGACCGCGAACAGCTCGGCGCGTTCCGTCGTGAGCTCGGAGAGGGCCAAGGCTGCGATCTGTCCGACCGCGGCGGCCGTGCGTGCCGTCGTGGTGCCGAGCTGCTCAGCCTGTCGCTGCTGGTCGCGTCCGCTGAGCACGAGCAGGACAGGGGCTGCGAGGTTCGCCGCGATGCGGGCGTTGAATCCGAGTTCGGCAGGACTTCCGACGTCCGTGTAGTCGCTGCCGATGATCACGACGGAGTCGCACTGCGCCTCGACGGCCTTGAAGCGGGAGACGATGGTCGACAGCGCAGCATCCGGGTCTCTGCGTACGTCGTCGTAGCTGACGCCGATGCAGTCGTCGTAGTCGAGGTGCACGCCGTCATGGGCGAGCATCACTTCGAGGATCTCGTCGCGTTCCGTCACCGACCGGGCTATCGGGCGGAACACGCCCACCCGTGGCGACACGCGCATCAGAGCGTCGAGCGCCCCGAG
This genomic window contains:
- a CDS encoding HAD-IA family hydrolase; amino-acid sequence: MPEALPDLFHAAGVLFDLDGVLTPTAEVHMRAWKVVFDDVFERWGISPAYTDADYYDYVDGKKRYDGVASLLHSRNVEVPWGEVDDDPEAETICGIGNRKNAAFATSLRAEGIAPYPGSLALIERLRAEGIPLGVVSSSKNAEEVLGAAGIRDFFRVVVDGVVAERDELSSKPAADMFAAGAVALGVDPSRTVAFEDATSGAASAAAAGIADVVGVDRGTGADALRASGATCVVEDLAVFLPESRIDTSETA
- a CDS encoding acetate/propionate family kinase yields the protein MSVVLVINSGSSSLKYSLIDVENENELANGLIERIGQDLSPVAHTVRPEKDAEAMPTMLDATYRDEQSIADHAAAFAVMLEQFAANGPSLEDRRPAAVGHRVVHGGARFFAPTLVDADVERQIDELAVLAPLHNPANLAGIRAAKAVFTDVPHVAVFDTAFHQTLPPAAYTYAIDAALAAEHRVRRYGFHGTSHQYVSEAAAAYLDRDLADLKQLVFHLGNGASVTAVDGGRSVETSMGLTPLEGLVMGTRSGDIDAAALLHLSRRAGYSIDDLDALLNSRSGLAGLAGHSDMRDILAGRDAGEDAATLAFDVYVHRLRAYAGSYIAQLGGVDVISFTAGVGENAAAVRAAAMSTLGFAGVEIDAARNEARGRGIRRISTDASSVTVLVVPTNEELQIARQTAELL
- the pta gene encoding phosphate acetyltransferase, translating into MARSIYVTSAEGHTGKSTIALGALDALMRVSPRVGVFRPIARSVTERDEILEVMLAHDGVHLDYDDCIGVSYDDVRRDPDAALSTIVSRFKAVEAQCDSVVIIGSDYTDVGSPAELGFNARIAANLAAPVLLVLSGRDQQRQAEQLGTTTARTAAAVGQIAALALSELTTERAELFAVVVNRADPETLDDIIAAVREVVPAKTAPVWAIPEDRALVAPSIRSILVAVDGTLLKGDDDRLEREAMTIVVAGMSMVNVLPRLTEEAVVVIPADRTEVLLAALLADSSGTFPRIAGIILNGPFPLPEPIAQLLDGISSSVPIITTDLGTYDTAVRVMGTRGRISVDARGRYDRALGLFQAHVDVVELTTQLGLAESRVVTPLMFEYGLIERARADRRHIVLPEGDDDRIIRAAAALLAREVADLTILGDESAVRARATDLGVDISAAQVISPTDPELVERFAAEYARLRAHKGITLERAADTVTDVSYFGTMMVHLGLADGMVSGAAHTTAHTIRPSFEIIKTKEGVNVVSSVFLMALADRVLVYGDCAVIPDPTAEQLADIAISSAATASQFGIDPRVAMLSYSTGESGSGADVEKVRAATALVRERAPELPVEGPIQYDAAADAAVAKTKLPDSAVAGRATVFVFPDLNTGNNTYKAVQRSAGAVAIGPVLQGLNKPINDLSRGALVDDIVNTVAITAIQAQAAEEGGDA